In Canis lupus baileyi chromosome 15, mCanLup2.hap1, whole genome shotgun sequence, one genomic interval encodes:
- the LOC140604806 gene encoding uncharacterized protein — protein MLLLLSLLPLLPPPLLPPPPPPLVLLLLLLLLHDSCFLHLSRHQLQMLEVRNMPFSLGYWFT, from the coding sequence ATGCTGTTGCTACTGTCACTGCTGCCTctcctgccgccgccgctgctgccgcctccgccgccgccgctggTCCTGCTTTTGCTTTTACTTCTCCTGCATGACAGTTGTTTTCTCCACCTAAGCAGACACCAGCTTCAGATGCTCGAGGTGAGAAACATGCCTTTCAGTTTGGGCTATTGGTTTACTTAA